One Desulfovulcanus ferrireducens genomic region harbors:
- a CDS encoding glycosyltransferase family 2 protein has translation MSSQVTGLVLTFNGQRHLKECLKSLNFCDEILVVDSESTDQTVAIARECDARVIVNPWPGPAKQFEFAFKHINTPWVVSLDQDEILSPRLRQEIVAALQRPEDYTAFYCPRTSFYFDRFIRHSGWYPDYLLRVFLLEKTYIHTSGPHYGFRTRGKTRKLRGDIIHYPYKNLKEHMDKINYYTQVAAEEMFAQGKTTSLLKALGHGLGRFLKLYILKRGFLDGQAGFILAINSFFYAFHKYIRLAELHTNKNETQN, from the coding sequence ATGTCATCCCAGGTTACCGGCCTTGTGCTCACATTTAATGGCCAACGCCATCTCAAAGAATGTCTAAAAAGCCTAAACTTTTGCGACGAGATCCTGGTTGTGGACTCGGAAAGTACTGACCAAACAGTGGCCATTGCCCGAGAATGCGACGCTAGAGTCATTGTTAATCCCTGGCCGGGGCCGGCCAAGCAATTCGAATTTGCCTTTAAGCACATCAACACCCCATGGGTTGTCTCCCTGGACCAGGATGAAATTCTCTCGCCCAGGCTCCGGCAGGAAATAGTCGCGGCTTTGCAAAGGCCAGAAGATTATACCGCTTTCTACTGTCCGCGCACCTCTTTTTATTTTGACCGCTTTATCCGCCACAGCGGATGGTACCCGGATTATCTGCTGCGAGTCTTTCTTCTGGAAAAGACTTATATCCATACATCAGGACCTCATTACGGATTCCGTACCAGAGGAAAAACCAGAAAGCTTCGCGGTGACATCATTCACTATCCATACAAAAATCTTAAGGAACACATGGACAAGATTAACTATTACACACAAGTGGCAGCTGAAGAGATGTTCGCCCAGGGGAAAACAACATCCCTGCTCAAGGCCCTGGGACATGGTCTGGGCAGATTTTTAAAGCTCTATATCTTAAAAAGAGGCTTTCTGGACGGACAGGCCGGATTCATTCTGGCCATAAATTCTTTCTTTTACGCCTTTCACAAGTATATTCGTCTGGCTGAACTCCACACAAACAAAAATGAAACCCAAAATTAA
- a CDS encoding DegT/DnrJ/EryC1/StrS family aminotransferase, whose protein sequence is MQPIRSKDNFLVFGAPLIEEDEIAEVVHCLKTGWLGTGPKVAKFEENFKKYKQASYSVALNSCTAALHLSLIAAGIGPGDEIITTPLTFCATINAIIHSGATPVLADVDPESMNIDPEQIASKITSKTKAILPVHFAGRPCEMEAIMDLAEKFDLMVIEDCAHAIESEYKGTPCGTFGDFGCFSFYVTKNVVTGEGGMVLTQKEEYAARIKVLALHGMSSDAWRRFSDEGYKHYLVTEAGFKYNMMDLQAAIGLHQLKRVEENWLKRQSIWHTYNKALENLPLTLPADPEPETRHGYHLYTILIDEEKTGITRDEFLKAMHGHNIGTGVHYLSIPEHPYYQKRFGWEPEDYPHAMRIGRQTVSLPLSAKLSEQDVQDVILAVKTILTKAGAN, encoded by the coding sequence ATGCAACCAATTCGCTCAAAAGATAATTTTTTGGTCTTTGGTGCACCTTTGATTGAAGAAGATGAAATTGCCGAAGTTGTGCACTGCTTAAAAACTGGCTGGCTGGGCACCGGCCCCAAAGTAGCAAAATTTGAAGAAAATTTTAAAAAATATAAACAGGCTTCTTATTCTGTAGCTCTAAATTCATGTACTGCTGCACTGCATTTAAGCCTTATTGCCGCCGGTATCGGCCCTGGAGACGAGATCATTACCACCCCCCTGACCTTTTGCGCCACAATAAACGCCATTATCCATAGCGGAGCCACTCCGGTTCTGGCAGACGTCGACCCCGAAAGCATGAATATCGATCCTGAGCAAATAGCTTCCAAAATAACCTCCAAAACCAAGGCTATCCTGCCAGTCCATTTTGCAGGCCGGCCATGCGAGATGGAAGCCATAATGGATTTGGCTGAAAAATTTGACCTGATGGTGATTGAAGACTGCGCTCATGCAATTGAATCCGAATACAAAGGCACTCCCTGTGGTACGTTTGGTGATTTTGGCTGTTTTAGCTTTTATGTGACCAAAAACGTAGTCACTGGTGAAGGGGGGATGGTTCTCACCCAAAAGGAAGAATACGCTGCCAGGATAAAAGTGCTGGCTCTGCATGGCATGAGCAGCGACGCCTGGCGCAGGTTTTCAGATGAAGGATATAAACACTACCTGGTTACAGAAGCAGGATTTAAATACAACATGATGGACCTACAGGCAGCCATAGGTCTACACCAACTAAAACGGGTGGAAGAAAACTGGCTCAAGAGGCAATCTATCTGGCACACATACAATAAAGCTCTGGAAAACTTGCCACTGACCCTGCCTGCAGACCCAGAACCAGAAACCAGACACGGCTATCATTTGTATACTATTTTAATAGATGAAGAAAAAACCGGTATAACCCGCGATGAATTTCTCAAGGCCATGCATGGCCACAATATAGGCACCGGGGTCCACTATTTAAGCATTCCGGAACACCCTTATTATCAGAAAAGATTTGGCTGGGAACCAGAAGACTACCCGCATGCCATGCGTATTGGTCGGCAAACTGTCAGCCTTCCTCTCTCTGCCAAGCTAAGCGAGCAGGATGTCCAGGATGTTATTCTGGCCGTAAAAACCATTTTAACGAAAGCAGGTGCGAACTGA
- the tmk gene encoding dTMP kinase, whose product MFITFEGIEGCGKTTQVNKLKEYFESQGKDVLVTLEPGGSRLGKTLRKILLSMESQDLTKEAELFLYLADRAQHVEQVIRPALARGQIVISDRYADSTIVYQGYGRGLDPQTLHSFNEIATKDLWPDLTILLDLPVEIGLKRAVTRNIQKKLTKDEGRFEAESIKFHNRVREGYLTWAALNKNRFVIVDATGEIDEIFTQILNKVTSFEEKRVEGVSNQI is encoded by the coding sequence ATGTTTATTACCTTTGAAGGCATAGAAGGATGTGGGAAAACCACCCAGGTGAACAAGCTAAAAGAATATTTTGAGTCTCAGGGTAAAGATGTTCTCGTTACGTTAGAGCCCGGAGGGAGCAGGTTAGGCAAAACCCTGCGCAAGATTTTGTTATCCATGGAAAGTCAGGACCTGACCAAAGAGGCAGAACTTTTTCTTTATCTGGCTGACCGGGCCCAGCATGTCGAACAGGTTATCCGCCCGGCTCTTGCCAGGGGGCAGATTGTCATTTCCGATCGATATGCTGACTCGACCATTGTCTACCAGGGCTATGGCAGAGGGCTGGACCCTCAAACTTTGCATTCTTTTAATGAAATTGCCACTAAAGACTTATGGCCCGACCTGACAATTCTTCTTGATTTGCCAGTAGAAATTGGTTTGAAACGGGCCGTGACCAGAAACATTCAAAAAAAACTGACAAAAGATGAGGGCCGATTCGAGGCGGAGAGTATTAAATTTCACAACAGGGTCCGGGAAGGCTACCTGACCTGGGCCGCGCTTAATAAAAACAGGTTTGTGATAGTGGACGCCACTGGCGAGATTGACGAAATTTTTACACAGATCCTTAATAAAGTGACAAGCTTTGAAGAGAAAAGAGTAGAGGGCGTATCAAATCAGATTTGA
- a CDS encoding 3'-5' exoribonuclease YhaM family protein: protein MKKKIYVQDLKQGQQIADIFVITTARLAQAKNGPYWQLSFQDKTGQIQARIWSPLSQNFPDLKPEQFVFVRGNVQLFGDTLQINVEQMEFLDLDQVDLASFVPASKTPPEELYTQLCQLLKQELSFPAWKRLSKKIFSNPEIKEALLNAPGGKSIHHAYVGGLLEHTLSVCKICLSICDLYPGLDREILVLAAALHDLGKAFEISPGLSREYTDQGKLLGHIFLGLEILEPHLKKLGDVHPELILHLKHIIISHHGELEFGSPKRPKTHEAFVLHYADNLDAKMNTIDQALEPLGEDDSNTPYWSDYNRSLARPVYRPLRTPKEPNSPKNKEKRTNRCLLPLKA from the coding sequence ATGAAGAAAAAAATATATGTACAAGACTTAAAGCAAGGCCAGCAAATAGCGGATATATTCGTTATTACCACGGCCAGACTGGCCCAGGCGAAAAACGGTCCTTACTGGCAATTATCCTTTCAGGACAAAACAGGGCAGATACAGGCCCGAATCTGGAGCCCGTTAAGTCAGAACTTTCCGGACTTAAAACCCGAACAATTTGTCTTTGTCCGAGGCAATGTCCAACTCTTTGGCGATACCTTGCAAATCAATGTTGAGCAGATGGAGTTCCTTGATTTAGACCAGGTAGACCTGGCCAGTTTTGTGCCGGCGAGTAAAACACCACCTGAAGAACTTTATACCCAACTTTGCCAGCTTTTGAAACAGGAGCTTAGTTTTCCAGCCTGGAAGAGACTTAGCAAAAAAATCTTTTCCAATCCTGAAATCAAGGAGGCCCTGCTCAATGCCCCGGGTGGAAAATCTATCCACCATGCCTATGTGGGCGGGCTTCTGGAACACACTTTGAGCGTATGCAAAATCTGCCTTTCCATCTGTGATTTATATCCGGGGTTGGATCGGGAAATTCTTGTTTTAGCCGCCGCTTTACATGACTTGGGCAAGGCCTTTGAAATTAGCCCGGGGTTAAGCCGCGAATACACAGATCAAGGCAAGCTTCTGGGGCATATCTTTTTGGGCCTGGAGATCCTGGAACCACATTTAAAAAAACTGGGTGACGTTCACCCTGAACTCATCCTCCATCTCAAGCACATTATTATCAGCCATCATGGGGAACTCGAATTTGGTTCTCCCAAACGGCCTAAAACTCACGAGGCGTTTGTCCTCCACTATGCGGACAACCTGGATGCAAAGATGAACACCATAGATCAGGCTCTTGAACCTTTGGGCGAAGATGATAGTAACACCCCTTATTGGTCAGATTATAACCGCTCCCTGGCCAGGCCCGTGTATCGGCCACTGCGTACTCCAAAAGAGCCTAACTCCCCAAAAAATAAAGAAAAAAGGACAAATCGATGTTTATTACCTTTGAAGGCATAG
- the surE gene encoding 5'/3'-nucleotidase SurE produces the protein MDILLTNDDGIHAVGLRCLYRSLTQAGHNVCVVAPLTEQSAVGHSVTIFSPVRVKEIKEDGFRGLGLSGTPVDCVKWAVSHYLSSRPDLIISGINNGANVGVDVIYSGTVSAATEGALVGLSALAVSVDNFSPQDLTDQAEWVSRFVAKFSWTSLPERCVLNLNFPAIDLDECAGLKVCPQTDVAYKDFYDHRQDPRGRSYFWLGGEIPMHKVQENTDRYLLSKGYITLTPLRFDLTNWELLKELEKWSINEG, from the coding sequence ATGGACATTCTCTTGACCAATGATGATGGTATCCATGCCGTCGGTCTCAGATGTCTGTACCGGTCACTGACTCAGGCCGGGCATAATGTTTGTGTGGTGGCGCCGCTTACAGAACAAAGTGCAGTGGGTCACTCCGTAACTATTTTTTCTCCTGTGCGGGTAAAGGAAATAAAAGAAGACGGTTTCCGGGGGTTAGGGCTTTCCGGGACACCCGTGGACTGTGTAAAATGGGCAGTAAGCCATTATTTATCCAGCCGGCCAGACTTGATAATTTCAGGGATAAATAACGGGGCCAACGTAGGAGTAGATGTAATTTATTCCGGAACTGTTTCAGCGGCTACTGAAGGGGCACTGGTAGGTCTGTCCGCTTTGGCTGTTTCTGTTGATAATTTTTCTCCCCAGGACCTGACAGATCAGGCAGAGTGGGTATCCAGGTTTGTGGCCAAATTTTCTTGGACTAGCCTGCCTGAGCGTTGTGTATTAAATTTGAATTTTCCAGCCATAGACCTTGATGAATGCGCAGGGTTAAAAGTTTGTCCGCAAACAGATGTTGCGTATAAGGACTTTTATGATCATCGCCAGGACCCCAGGGGGCGTTCCTATTTCTGGCTGGGGGGAGAGATACCCATGCACAAGGTGCAGGAAAATACAGATCGTTATCTTCTCTCAAAAGGTTATATTACTCTGACTCCTTTAAGATTTGATTTGACTAACTGGGAACTATTAAAGGAGTTGGAGAAGTGGAGTATAAATGAAGGATGA
- the fba gene encoding class II fructose-1,6-bisphosphate aldolase: MPLTSPKEMFARAYKEGFAVGAFNVNNMEIIQGIIMAGEEERSPLILQVSAGARKYAGQNYIIKLVEAALEETDLPIVLHLDHGQNFEICKEVIDAGFTSVMIDGSHLPFEENIALTRQVVEYAHDKGVWVEAELGRLAGVEDEVSSEESIYTDPDEAVEFVERTGCDSLAIAIGTSHGAYKFKGEPKLDFERLEKISSMLPGFPLVLHGASSVLPEFVEMCNQYGGDVAGAKGVPEELLRKAASMGICKINIDTDIRLAMTAVIRKYLKENPGVFDPRKYLGAARQAVKDMVQHKIKHVLGSSNKVDG; this comes from the coding sequence ATGCCATTAACATCTCCCAAGGAAATGTTTGCCCGGGCCTATAAAGAGGGTTTTGCTGTTGGTGCTTTTAATGTGAATAATATGGAGATCATCCAGGGTATTATTATGGCTGGAGAGGAAGAAAGGTCTCCTCTTATCCTGCAGGTTTCTGCAGGGGCACGTAAATATGCTGGCCAGAATTATATAATTAAATTGGTGGAGGCTGCTTTAGAGGAGACTGATCTGCCTATTGTTTTGCACCTGGACCACGGACAAAATTTTGAAATTTGTAAGGAAGTTATTGATGCGGGGTTTACTTCGGTGATGATTGATGGTTCTCATCTACCCTTTGAAGAGAATATCGCATTGACCCGGCAGGTGGTTGAATACGCCCATGACAAAGGGGTATGGGTCGAGGCCGAATTGGGTCGTTTGGCTGGAGTTGAGGATGAAGTCAGCTCAGAAGAAAGTATTTATACTGATCCAGATGAAGCCGTGGAGTTTGTGGAGCGCACTGGATGTGATTCTTTGGCCATTGCCATTGGAACCAGCCATGGAGCCTATAAGTTCAAGGGAGAACCGAAATTAGATTTTGAACGTCTGGAAAAGATTTCCAGCATGCTGCCAGGATTCCCCCTGGTTTTGCACGGAGCTTCATCCGTGCTGCCTGAGTTTGTCGAGATGTGTAATCAATATGGCGGCGATGTGGCTGGCGCAAAGGGAGTACCGGAAGAGCTTTTGCGCAAAGCTGCCAGCATGGGTATATGCAAGATTAATATTGATACGGATATTCGTTTGGCCATGACAGCGGTCATTCGCAAATACCTCAAGGAGAATCCAGGTGTATTTGATCCGCGTAAATATTTGGGGGCTGCCAGACAGGCTGTTAAAGATATGGTTCAACATAAAATAAAGCATGTACTTGGTTCATCCAATAAGGTAGATGGGTAA
- the gap gene encoding type I glyceraldehyde-3-phosphate dehydrogenase, with translation MALRIGINGFGRIGRYMARLLAGNKELELVMVNARADNNTLAHLLKYDSVHGRFSGQVKANEEGFILEGNQVYVTRKAPGEWVWGDYGIDILLETTGKFRDRESCEKHLACGAKKVVISAPGKDPDVTIVMGVNDHEYKPEYKIISNASCTTNCLAPAVKVIHENFGIKHGVMTTVHSYTMSQRILDGSHKDLRRARAAAMSMIPTTTGAAKAVTKVIPELEGKLDGMAVRVPTPNVSLVDFVAEVEKKTTAEEVNAVLKAAAEGPLNGPLGYTEEPLVSIDFNGSIHGGVVDALCTRVMDETMIKLIVWYDNEAGFSNQLLRLVKMIAKDM, from the coding sequence ATGGCTTTGAGAATTGGCATCAATGGATTTGGTCGGATTGGACGCTATATGGCCAGGTTGTTGGCTGGTAATAAGGAGCTGGAGTTGGTCATGGTAAATGCCAGGGCCGATAACAACACCCTTGCCCATTTGCTCAAATATGATTCTGTGCATGGCCGGTTTAGCGGCCAGGTAAAGGCCAATGAAGAAGGTTTTATTTTAGAGGGTAATCAGGTCTATGTAACCAGAAAGGCGCCAGGAGAATGGGTCTGGGGAGATTACGGCATAGATATTCTTTTAGAGACTACTGGCAAATTTCGGGATAGAGAAAGCTGTGAAAAACATTTGGCTTGTGGTGCCAAAAAGGTGGTTATTAGTGCGCCAGGAAAAGATCCTGACGTTACCATTGTTATGGGCGTTAATGATCATGAGTACAAGCCGGAATATAAGATTATCTCCAACGCCTCATGTACTACCAATTGCCTGGCCCCGGCAGTTAAAGTTATTCATGAAAATTTTGGCATTAAGCACGGTGTAATGACCACTGTTCATTCGTACACTATGAGCCAAAGGATTTTGGACGGCTCACACAAAGATCTGCGCCGGGCCCGTGCCGCAGCCATGTCCATGATTCCAACTACAACTGGAGCGGCCAAGGCAGTGACCAAAGTGATCCCGGAACTCGAAGGGAAACTGGATGGAATGGCCGTGCGTGTTCCCACCCCCAATGTTTCCTTGGTGGACTTTGTAGCTGAAGTGGAAAAGAAGACCACGGCGGAAGAGGTTAATGCGGTTTTAAAAGCTGCCGCGGAAGGCCCGCTTAATGGTCCTCTGGGTTATACTGAGGAGCCTTTGGTGTCTATTGATTTTAACGGGAGCATACATGGAGGGGTGGTTGATGCCCTGTGCACCAGGGTTATGGACGAGACCATGATTAAATTGATTGTCTGGTATGATAACGAGGCAGGTTTTTCTAATCAGCTTCTCAGGCTGGTCAAAATGATAGCTAAAGATATGTAA
- a CDS encoding tetratricopeptide repeat protein: protein MCQRLQLLVISLTLLLCACLPNGKRFLVEERYEEGIRAFEQVLQEDPENHEANYYIGRFYLAQEKPDKALPYLRRAVQLAPDKADYHFWLGVAYWAVRDFENERKSYRQALKLNKDHVPARLYLAHNLLDSGQWEAALKEYDGVLKNDPYNPEALYNRGLALKKLNKPVEEINAWKKYLKYYPRGRWALQAVDHLNALGDFSYRNFTIGYRRVTLKNISFTPGTDNILLEAKPSLKVLGGILSINKKIVLKIIGYKKGDPVLAKARAKAVKDFLLKNFPDIDPARLTYDGFGRAERVRFENKTYFLNESISFVTLRK from the coding sequence ATGTGCCAAAGACTCCAGTTATTAGTCATCAGTTTAACCTTGCTTCTATGCGCTTGCTTACCGAACGGCAAACGGTTTCTCGTTGAGGAGCGTTACGAAGAGGGCATCCGCGCTTTTGAACAAGTGCTCCAGGAAGACCCGGAAAACCACGAGGCAAATTATTACATAGGTCGTTTTTACCTTGCCCAGGAAAAACCAGACAAGGCTCTGCCCTATTTGCGCCGCGCCGTACAACTTGCTCCAGACAAGGCAGATTATCATTTTTGGCTTGGAGTTGCCTATTGGGCAGTCAGAGATTTTGAAAATGAACGCAAAAGCTACCGGCAAGCTCTCAAGCTGAACAAAGACCACGTCCCAGCCAGGCTTTATCTTGCCCACAACCTTTTGGATAGTGGTCAGTGGGAAGCAGCCCTGAAAGAATATGACGGGGTGTTAAAAAACGATCCGTACAATCCAGAAGCTCTCTATAATCGAGGATTGGCACTCAAAAAATTGAATAAACCAGTTGAGGAAATCAATGCATGGAAAAAATACTTAAAGTATTACCCGAGAGGAAGATGGGCGTTGCAGGCCGTGGATCATCTTAACGCCCTCGGCGACTTCTCATATCGCAACTTCACCATTGGTTACCGGCGGGTTACTCTGAAAAACATTTCTTTTACACCCGGCACCGACAATATCCTTCTCGAAGCAAAACCTTCATTGAAAGTTCTTGGCGGCATCTTGAGCATCAATAAAAAAATTGTCCTGAAGATCATAGGGTATAAAAAAGGAGATCCTGTTCTGGCAAAGGCAAGAGCAAAGGCTGTGAAAGACTTTTTATTGAAAAATTTTCCGGATATTGATCCGGCTCGCCTCACATACGATGGCTTTGGCAGGGCTGAGCGTGTTAGGTTCGAAAATAAAACATATTTTCTTAACGAATCTATTTCCTTTGTTACTTTACGGAAATAA
- a CDS encoding isoamylase early set domain-containing protein, which translates to MNKNLPDNFKTDISGKDLNEQDKMEELLHLTRMLRDMPDHEPPPNLADTVLRSLKPKKLSVWRRLYLWAVSPRSITISPVKLMPAAAVSLGLILFVLFNTLPGHKNLLSENERGEDLVPVTFILHYPQAQAVSVIGSFNRWNPAGFEMRKEKEKDFWVLEIKLPKGRHEYAFLVNDKEVVADPNAAFRKPDLFGNTNSIIFVSDGHENSI; encoded by the coding sequence ATGAACAAAAATTTACCAGATAACTTCAAAACAGATATCTCCGGCAAAGACTTGAACGAACAAGACAAAATGGAGGAACTGCTCCACCTCACCCGTATGCTGCGAGACATGCCCGATCATGAACCACCTCCAAATCTGGCCGATACGGTCCTACGCTCACTTAAACCCAAAAAACTCTCTGTATGGCGACGTTTATACCTTTGGGCTGTTTCTCCGCGTTCTATAACCATTTCCCCGGTGAAACTCATGCCTGCTGCAGCGGTCTCTCTAGGCCTTATACTGTTTGTACTCTTCAACACATTGCCAGGCCACAAAAATCTTCTCAGCGAAAACGAACGAGGCGAGGATCTCGTTCCTGTCACGTTCATATTGCATTATCCGCAGGCGCAGGCTGTCAGCGTCATCGGCTCATTCAACCGATGGAATCCAGCCGGATTCGAAATGCGCAAGGAAAAAGAGAAAGACTTTTGGGTCCTGGAAATTAAACTCCCTAAAGGCCGCCACGAATACGCTTTTCTTGTAAACGATAAAGAGGTGGTGGCCGACCCTAACGCCGCGTTTCGCAAACCAGATCTATTCGGCAATACAAACTCTATCATTTTTGTCAGCGATGGACACGAAAACTCTATTTAA
- a CDS encoding RNA polymerase sigma factor: MDASDEQRIINRVLKGDTNAFGILVKRYQKPIFNLMYRMSGSLDEAAELTQEAFIKAYEKLEHFQPGKKFFPWLYAVGINHAKDLIRKNKRHLYSEENSEKLPELSHLSDQQDSMNDSLDFQQIEKALVGMPLKYREAIILRYREEMSMRDIAQALQISVSAAKMRVSRGLEMLRRSLKGGGG; this comes from the coding sequence ATGGATGCCTCTGACGAACAGCGCATAATCAACCGAGTTTTAAAAGGGGATACCAATGCATTCGGTATCCTCGTTAAAAGATATCAAAAACCTATTTTTAACCTCATGTATCGGATGTCAGGATCCCTTGATGAAGCTGCAGAGCTGACGCAAGAAGCCTTTATCAAGGCTTATGAAAAGTTGGAGCATTTTCAGCCTGGAAAAAAATTTTTCCCCTGGTTGTATGCAGTGGGGATAAACCATGCTAAAGATTTAATACGCAAAAACAAACGCCACCTATATTCTGAGGAGAACTCTGAGAAGCTGCCTGAATTAAGCCATTTGTCAGACCAGCAGGACAGTATGAACGACAGCTTGGATTTCCAGCAGATAGAAAAAGCCCTTGTCGGGATGCCGCTAAAGTACCGCGAGGCGATCATTTTGCGCTACCGTGAAGAGATGTCCATGCGAGACATTGCTCAAGCCCTGCAAATTTCGGTCAGCGCCGCCAAAATGCGCGTTAGCCGCGGGCTAGAAATGCTTCGCCGATCTCTCAAGGGGGGGGGGGGGTGA
- a CDS encoding sensor histidine kinase — protein sequence MQEQIIHDENYYRSLTRNMVILIIVAAFTPLILINGIIGYKFNTSYKEKVIAHLKEMVEKHKQSIDSFLNEKLSDILVLSESYSYDKFSKNEFLARKLHILKQEYGQVFVDLGVVNEQGIQMAYAGPFRLARADYSKAKWFKEVLINKFYISDVFLGLRGLPHFIIAVLKEENGQKWILRATIDFVAFNNLVGNIRIGKTGLAYILNRQGEFQTKPRVTLSFDQEFYRTLVSHVRAENLVYFHHIKNEMGDETIYLLTPLKKGNWVLVFQQADADAFSDLYQTRNISLLLLAIGGCSIVFIAIFLSRKMVKQIRKADLEKEMTNEQVIEAGKLASLGELAAGIAHEINNPVAIMVEEAGWIEDLLEDEDFKQSENLEEFIRALKQIKTQGARCKEITHKLLSFARKIDSRVQSLQINDLIDEVVALSEKRARYNCVQIETRLTPALPKINASPSEMQQVLLNLINNSLDAIEPKKGGKISITSRREGDYVVIAVADTGKGIPKANLQRIFEPFFTTKPVGKGTGLGLSICYGIIKKMGGEITVNSAVGVGTTFHIKIPINK from the coding sequence ATGCAGGAACAAATTATTCATGATGAAAATTACTATCGTAGTCTGACCAGAAATATGGTCATATTAATTATTGTGGCTGCTTTTACTCCTCTAATTTTGATTAATGGTATTATTGGATATAAATTTAATACATCCTATAAAGAAAAAGTCATAGCTCATTTAAAAGAGATGGTGGAAAAACATAAACAAAGTATTGATTCGTTTTTGAATGAAAAGTTATCTGATATTTTGGTTTTATCTGAATCATATTCATACGATAAGTTTTCAAAAAATGAATTTTTAGCGAGAAAATTACACATATTAAAACAAGAATACGGACAAGTGTTTGTAGACTTGGGAGTTGTAAATGAGCAAGGGATACAAATGGCTTATGCTGGCCCTTTTAGACTGGCCAGGGCAGATTATTCTAAGGCTAAGTGGTTTAAGGAAGTTTTAATAAATAAATTTTATATTAGCGATGTATTTTTAGGTCTTAGGGGACTTCCACATTTTATTATCGCCGTTCTAAAGGAGGAAAATGGTCAAAAGTGGATTTTACGAGCCACAATTGATTTCGTAGCTTTTAATAATTTGGTGGGGAATATTCGCATTGGTAAAACAGGATTGGCCTATATTTTAAATAGACAGGGAGAGTTTCAGACCAAGCCGCGGGTAACTCTGTCTTTTGATCAAGAGTTTTACAGAACATTAGTGTCCCATGTCCGCGCGGAGAATCTGGTTTATTTTCATCATATTAAAAATGAGATGGGTGATGAAACCATCTATCTTTTGACGCCTTTAAAAAAAGGTAATTGGGTCCTGGTTTTTCAGCAGGCTGATGCCGATGCCTTTTCAGATCTCTATCAGACCAGAAATATCTCTCTGCTACTTCTAGCCATTGGCGGATGCTCTATTGTATTTATTGCCATTTTTTTATCCCGAAAAATGGTCAAACAGATCCGCAAAGCAGACCTGGAAAAGGAGATGACGAATGAGCAGGTTATCGAGGCTGGTAAGTTGGCTTCTTTGGGAGAACTGGCTGCCGGTATTGCCCATGAGATAAATAATCCTGTGGCTATAATGGTTGAGGAGGCGGGTTGGATTGAGGATCTTTTAGAAGACGAAGACTTTAAACAGAGTGAGAACCTGGAAGAGTTTATACGAGCTTTGAAGCAGATCAAAACCCAAGGGGCCAGATGCAAAGAGATTACGCACAAGCTCTTGAGTTTTGCGCGCAAGATAGATTCGAGGGTGCAAAGCCTGCAAATCAACGATTTAATAGACGAAGTCGTTGCACTGTCTGAGAAAAGGGCCAGGTATAATTGTGTGCAGATTGAAACCAGACTCACTCCTGCCCTGCCTAAAATTAATGCTTCGCCTTCGGAGATGCAGCAGGTTCTTTTAAATTTGATAAACAATTCTCTTGATGCCATTGAGCCTAAAAAAGGAGGCAAGATCAGCATTACCAGCAGACGCGAGGGAGACTACGTGGTTATAGCCGTGGCTGACACCGGAAAGGGAATTCCCAAGGCCAATTTGCAGCGTATTTTTGAACCTTTTTTTACGACCAAGCCCGTGGGTAAGGGCACGGGCCTGGGCCTGTCCATTTGCTACGGGATAATTAAAAAAATGGGTGGTGAAATTACGGTTAACAGTGCCGTAGGTGTAGGCACAACATTTCATATAAAGATACCAATAAACAAATAG
- a CDS encoding response regulator, translated as MAINLLLVDDEEGFVTTMTKRLARRGFQVESALSGQEALEKIKRMPLIDVVILDVKMPGMDGIETLREIKKEFPLVEVIMLTGHATVESAIEGMKLGAFDYLMKPSDLDQLIAKIEEAKDKKLKHEQKIIDAHMKEITSRKSWD; from the coding sequence ATGGCCATTAACTTGCTTTTAGTCGATGATGAAGAAGGCTTTGTGACCACCATGACTAAAAGGTTGGCTAGAAGGGGGTTTCAGGTGGAATCTGCCCTTAGCGGTCAAGAAGCTTTAGAAAAGATTAAGAGAATGCCTTTGATAGATGTGGTAATTCTGGATGTAAAGATGCCAGGCATGGATGGCATCGAGACCCTGCGAGAAATCAAAAAAGAATTTCCCTTGGTGGAAGTGATCATGCTGACCGGTCATGCCACAGTAGAATCAGCAATTGAGGGCATGAAATTGGGTGCTTTTGATTACTTAATGAAGCCGTCTGATCTGGATCAGCTTATAGCCAAGATCGAGGAGGCAAAAGACAAAAAATTAAAACACGAACAAAAGATTATTGATGCTCATATGAAGGAAATTACATCCAGAAAATCGTGGGATTAA